A part of Halictus rubicundus isolate RS-2024b chromosome 4, iyHalRubi1_principal, whole genome shotgun sequence genomic DNA contains:
- the LOC143353840 gene encoding uncharacterized protein LOC143353840, whose protein sequence is MAARNRQFTKYDVVEVLKKDDYNEWSSNSSSRKSARIVYPPELKTLPQAECHEMKKVMAELKAALPDLSPAQVRRFRIPYHEAIMLELEEHDYQDAVHQMKELLDLDEKISESSAGALLWKKPSLRDQKDFIDRLQEGLIAFEKATRRGDFVTRAISLLDTALFFQRKTWEWWWIAERLYFAAISAAELIGDDDCRTITLIRYLYGRFLFHELQNPREALKYLNEAREASEKKTWNASKKLGEKQGSIFRECNILLYKALLILARMDRPKDPNAALKFCLEALERATDAGDTEYLNETLHELGKCYMAVNDVKRALNTFSKLLALAKRASDPEGVCNAHTELAFAYKQLDDNAHTETHLRMLRETAEEMKLFEKLADAHYYTGEHYLSQAKLDVSTVHLEDALRLYNDLGLSDEADRARCVAGISKGQERIEEYWDLLLRCGAHEKLATLKVCRWKSLREPFWIEKTLEEKSDSDIRYESSAETISSLSLTSSPSSSSQILNDNSRGEARP, encoded by the exons ATGGCCGCTCGGAACCGTCAATTCACGAAGTACGATGTCGTGGAAGTTCTGAAAAAAGACGATTACAATGAATGGTCGAGCAATTCGAGCAGCAGAAAAAGCGCACGCATCGTATACCCACCGGAACTGAAAACTCTACCCCAAGCAGAATGCCACGAAATGAAGAAGGTTATGGCTGAATTGAAGGCCGCGTTGCCGGATTTAAGTCCCGCCCAAGTCAGAAG ATTCCGCATACCGTATCATGAAGCGATTATGCTCGAGCTCGAGGAGCACGACTATCAGGACGCGGTCCATCAGATGAAAGAGCTGTTGGATCTCGACGAAAAAATTTCTGAGTCTTCGGCGGGCGCGCTGCTATGGAAGAAACCATCTTTAAGAGATCAAAAGGACTTCATAGATCGGCTGCAGGAAGGGCTGATCGCGTTCGAGAAGGCGACAAGGAGGG GCGATTTTGTAACTCGAGCAATATCGCTCTTGGACACTGCGCTGTTCTTCCAGAGAAAAACTTGGGAATGGTGGTGGATTGCTGAGCGTCTCTACTTTGCAGCCATTTCGGCTGCGGAACTCATCGGAGATGATGATTGTCGGACGATCACCCTGATTCGATATCTATACGGTCGATTTCTCTTTCACGAAC TGCAGAATCCAAGAGAAGCCTTGAAATACCTGAACGAGGCGCGCGAAGCTTCCGAGAAGAAAACGTGGAACGCCTCGAAGAAGCTCGGCGAGAAACAAGGCTCGATCTTCAGGGAGTGCAACATCCTCCTGTACAAAGCCCTACTGATCCTCGCGAGAATGGATCGGCCGAAGGATCCCAACGCAGCACTGAAATTCTGTCTGGAAGCCCTCGAGAGGGCAACCGATG CTGGAGACACGGAATACCTGAACGAGACGCTGCACGAGCTCGGGAAATGTTACATGGCGGTGAACGACGTGAAGCGCGCGTTGAACACCTTCTCGAAGCTGCTGGCTTTGGCGAAAAGGGCTTCTGACCCCGAAGGTGTTTGCAACGCGCATACGGAACTGGCGTTCGCTTATAAG CAACTGGACGACAACGCTCACACGGAGACTCACTTGCGGATGCTACGAGAGACCGCCGAGGAAATGAAGCTCTTCGAGAAGCTCGCCGACGCGCATTACTACACGGGGGAGCACTATTTGAGCCAG GCCAAGCTGGATGTGTCTACCGTTCACTTGGAGGACGCTTTAAGACTGTACAATGACCTCGGCTTGTCCGACGAAGCCGACCGAGCCAGATGCGTCGCGGGAATCTCGAAGG GTCAAGAGAGAATCGAAGAGTACTGGGATCTGCTTCTGCGGTGTGGCGCGCACGAGAAACTCGCGACCCTCAAGGTCTGCCGATGGAAAAGCCTGAGGGAGCCGTTTTGGATCGAGAAGACACTTG AAGAAAAGTCGGACTCGGACATCCGGTACGAATCTTCGGCAGAGACGATCTCGTCGTTATCGTTAACGTCATCGCCATCGTCATCGTCGCAGATCCTCAACGATAACAGTCGAGGAGAGGCGCGGCCCTGA